A region of Haliotis asinina isolate JCU_RB_2024 chromosome 7, JCU_Hal_asi_v2, whole genome shotgun sequence DNA encodes the following proteins:
- the LOC137292126 gene encoding uncharacterized protein has translation MANLQKAEFTLSQRGGRQVLHGGHKYLLHVVRKVATHWKCIIDKCKGRCSTIGDHITSVSEHNHPPLVNEEESRLLTRLRQRVQEEIKPVQQIYNEEIQNLDEEAAATVASFYSIKSGLYRQRAKVLPPVPRTRADVDLTGSWTETTDGQQFLVVDSEDEDRILIFSTAEMLDILPNAETIYMDGTFFVCPSLWQQVYIVHCLVDGQMFPVAFSLLPSKSRDTYIRLFNYLKDSVLAIVGVELSPSVVQTDYEAAAIGATERVFPDAEVRGCYFHFTQAVWRQVSEKGLVNTYKDNRAFNTHVRRAAALPLLPVDQIQDAWMEVLNQSPDVDGIGQFNDYITSTWVDYDARFPPRIWNQHGNTGPRTNNHLEGFHLGFKKLVQKHHPNIYEFVIATKKLETTNRVARRQIERGAAVRPRSRLYKNLDSRLHRLQQQLETGRRSPLQFLDAGGHLIKLN, from the exons ATGGCTAACCTACAGAAAGCAGAGTTCACGTTGTCGCAGAGAGGAGGAAGACAGGTTCTACACGGAGGTCACAAGTATCTACTGCACGTTGTCAGAAAGGTAGCCACTCACTGGAAGTGTATCATTGACAAGTGCAAGGGTAGATGCAGCACCATTGGGGATCACATCACTTCAGTATCAGAACACAACCATCCTCCACTAGTGAATGAAGAAGAGAGTCGACTTCTCACCAGACTTAGACAACGCGTTCAAGAAGAGATCAAGCCTGTCCAGCAAATCTACAATGAAGAGATCCAGAACCTAGACGAAGAagctgctgctactgttgcttCCTTCTACAGTATCAAGTCTGGACTCTACCGTCAGCGTGCCAAGGTTCTTCCACCAGTCCCACGTACCCGTGCTGATGTAGACCTCACAG GTTCCTGGACTGAGACAACAGACGGACAACAGTTCCTGGTTGTAGACAGCGAAGATGAAGACAGGATCCTGATCTTCAGTACCGCAGAGATGCTGGACATCCTCCCCAATGCAGAAACCATCTACATGGACGGAACATTTTTTGTGTGTCCCAGCCTGTGGCAACAAGTCTACATTGTGCACTGCCTTGTGGATGGACAGATGTTCCCAGTCGCCTTCTCCCTGCTGCCAAGCAAGTCTCGTGATACATACATTAGATTGTTTAACTACTTGAAGGACTCTGTGCTTGCTATTGTCGGCGTTGAACTTTCTCCCTCCGTTGTACAGACTGACTACGAAGCTGCTGCTATTGGAGCCACCGAGAGAGTCTTCCCCGATGCAGAAGTCCGTGGATGCTACTTCCACTTCACCCAGGCGGTTTGGCGGCAGGTTTCAGAGAAAGGCCTTGTGAACACCTACAAGGACAACCGTGCCTTCAACACCCACGTGCGACGTGCTGCAGCACTCCCCCTCCTCCCAGTGGATCAGATCCAAGATGCCTGGATGGAAGTATTGAACCAGTCTCCCGACGTTGACGGAATCGGCCAGTTCAACGACTACATCACATCTACATGGGTTGACTACGACGCAAGATTCCCACCTCGCATTTGGAATCAACATGGAAACACTGGGCCAAGAACAAACAATCACTTGGAGGGATTCCACCTTGGATTTAAGAAGCTGGTTCAGAAGCACCACCCGAACATTTACGAGTTTGTGATCGCAACGAAGAAGCTCGAGACAACAAACAGAGTGGCCAGAAGACAGATTGAGCGTGGAGCAGCTGTCCGCCCAAGATCCAGACTCTACAAGAACCTGGACAGCCGCCTGCACAGACTGCAGCAGCAACTGGAAACTGGCAGAAGATCACCGCTACAGTTTCTAGACGCGGGTGGACACCTGATCAAGTTGAACTGA